Genomic DNA from Rathayibacter sp. VKM Ac-2759:
GTGACAGGTGAAACGGACGATTCATCCCAGGCAAATTAGTCAGCGGTGACTGTATTGTCCTCGCATGATGATCGCCGCTTCGCGTCTCGACGGCGTAGGCGCCGGGCTCGACCTGATCGCGTGGGTCGCGGTCGGCGGTGGGGTGGTGGTGTGAACCGCCGATCGGATCGCAACTCGCGGACAAGATCCACCGTTCTATCGACTCTGCTCTGGCTCGCGATGATCGCGGCCGCGTCCGGTGCTGGTCGGCTGCTGGATGGGTGGGGCTGGTTGGTGCAGCTCGCTTTCGCGGTCGGCGTCACCCTCGCGGTCCCGGCCGGGGCTCGAGCGCTCCGGGCGCATCCGGTGCTTCCGCCGGTCTTGGCGAGCGTGACTGCCGTCGCCGTCATCACCGCGATGTTCGTCCCTGCTCGTGCCCTGCTCTTTCTCGTCCCTACGGTCGGCTCGGTGCAAGATGCGCAGCTGCTTGCTGAGGCAGGTTTCGCCTCGATTGCTCAGCAGGGCCTGCCGGCCGTTGCTGATACCGGCATCGTCTTCCTTCTCGTCGGTGGGGTCGTGGTGCTCGCCTGGGCGAGCGACCTCTTTGCATTCTCGGTGCGCCTGCCCGCGTTGGCGGGCGTTTTTCCGGCTGTGCTGCTCGCGGTTCCAGCGGTGATTGATCCTGCGGAGGTGTCCTGGGCGAGCCTGGTCGTGACGGGTCTTCTCTATGCGGCGATTCTCGCTGTGAGCGCCCGCCCCGAGCGCAGGTATCGGCTCACGCTCGCCTCGGCCGCGCCTTCCGTGGCCGTTGCCGGCGTGGTGGTGCTCGCGGCAGCGGCCCTCTCGGGCTCGGCAGCCGGATACATGCGCACGTCAGCATCCTCGGACATCTCGGGAACGCTGTTCAACGGATCGATCAACCCGGTTGTCGCACTGGGCGCTGATCTCCGTCAACCGAACCCCGTGACCGTCCTCCGCTACGCAACCGACTCCGATCTGCCGGTCTATCTGCGGGTGCTCACCGTCTCTGACTTCGAGGGCGAGAACTGGGCGCCGAGCGACACGGAGGAGACCTCGCCGATCGACGCGCCGATCACTCCGGAGGGCCTGACGGAGAGCGTCCCGCGCACCACGGAGCAGGTCGAAGTGTCCATCGAGACTCTGCGGAGCCAGTGGCTTCCCGTCCCGTATCCGGTCGCCTCACTCGAGGGCGTCGGTGATGGCTGGCTGCAGGATGTGCAGGACGGATCCATTCGCGGCGACACGACTACTCGTGCAGGCGACGAGTACCAAGTCCAGGCCCTGCGCCTCGATCCGGATCCGCAACAACTCCTCAACGCCCCGGCTCCGTCCGGATTTGATCGATACCTTTCCCTCCCGGGCGACGTGCCCGAGATCGTGGGCACCACGGCTGTGGAGGTGACGGCCGATGACACGAACGCCTACGACCAGGCGCGGTCGCTGCAGTCCTTCTTCCGCTCCTCGGAGTTCACTTACTCGGAGGACACTCCGGCAGAGGAAGGCTACGACGGCGATGGAGTCGGTGTGCTGGAGGATTTCCTGAGGGTTCGTGAGGGATATTGCGTGCATTTCGCGTCGGCGATGGCCGTGATGGCGCGCGAGCTCGGCATCCCCTCGCGACTTGCGATCGGTTATCAGCCGGGCTCTGTCGTTCCGTCGCAAGGTACTGACTTGACCACCTACCGTGTGATGTCCTCTGATCTGCATTCCTGGCCGGAGCTCTACTTCGAAGGCGTCGGCTGGCTGCCCTTCGAGCCGACCCCCAGCCGTGGTGCGCCCGCGTCCTACACGCTCCCGGGAGCGACATCGGCTACCAGCTCGAGCACGCCGGGCGCTGCCGCCGCGCCCGCGCCGAGCGCTACTCCGCAAGCCAGCGCCGCGCCCGCCGCGACGGCACCGGCCTCCTCCGTTGCAGGAGAAGCCGGCGGAACGGCAGGGACACCCTCAACGCCGGCGGTTGCCGCCTGGGTCTTGCTCGCACTGCTCTTGCTTGCGCCGTGGCTGCTGCGGATCGACCAACGCGCCGCCAGGCGGCGGGCGGCGGCGGCAGGGTCGACGGAGGCTGCGTGGTCGGAGGTCCTCGCGAGCGCGCGGGACCTGGACGTCCCGGTCAAGGAACACAGCACCCTTCGCGTCCAGGAGGGCTTCGTCGCGGACGCGATCAAGGGGGATGAGCAGGCTCGCGACGAACTCCGCAGGCTCCGCCGGGCGCTCGAACGGGTGCGCTACGCGCCGGAGGCGGACGATGGCTGCACCACATGGGAGGCCGCCTCACGCGTCGTCGCCGCGCTGCGCGCGGACGCAGGTGTGCGACACCGGCTCTTCGCCGCTTTCGTCCCGAGATCGACTCTCGGAATGCTCACGCGGATCCGGCGCCCCAGAACCGACCTGTGATCACGAGTGACGGTGGAGTCTCCTTCTCTTGACGTTCACGCGCAACGGCTGGGGAGAACCCAGCGCGTTGAGTCGCGTTCACCCGGCAGGCGTCTGCTGTCCACTCGTGAGACTCCGTGGCGGAGTGACCTGGAGGTGGTCTGTTTGGGCCAAGAATCTTCAGGGAGTTCACGACGTGACACGACTCTTCCGCTCCGCGAACCGCGGGCGCTCCGCGGTGGCCCTCACGGCCGCCGCTCTGATCTGCGGAGCGGCCCTCGCCGCTCCCAGCATCGCCACCGCTGCCGGCTCCGCTGACCTCTCAGCCACCGGTGGCGCCGCCCGCATCTCCCCGGTCGACGCCGACCTCTCCGATTCGCTCCGCGCCGAGATCAAGGAGCAGGATGCGAAGAACGTCATCCTCCTCATCGGCGACGGCATGGGCGACTCCGAGATCACCGTGGCCCGCAACTACCAGTACGGCGCGGCCGGCCGCTTCCCGGGCATCGACGCCCTCCCGATCACCGGTCAGTACACGACCTACTCGCTCTACCGCGCCGACGACCCCGCCACCGGTGCGGTCAAGGGCGCCCCGGACTACGTGCCCGACTCCGCCGCCACCGGCAGCGCCTGGGCGACCGGCACCAAGACCTACGACAACGCGGTCTCGGTCGATATCGACCAGAACCGGAAGGACACCCTGCTGGAGATCGCGAAGGCGAACGGACTGAAGACCGGCAACGTGACCACGTCCGAGATCCAGGACGCGACGCCCGCTGTGCAGGCCGCGCACGTGGACGCGCGCAGCTGCTACGGGCCCGACAGCGCAAGCTGCGGGAACGACGCGCTCGAGAACGGTGGACTCGGCTCGATCAGTGAGCAGATCCTCGGCACTCGCGCCGACCTGACCCTTGGTGGTGGCTCGGCAAGCTTCGGTCAGACCGCGAAGGCCGGCGACTGGGCCGGTCAGACTTTGTTCCAGCAGGCGGATGAGCGCGGCTATCAGGTGCTCGGCGATGCGACCACCGCCGGCACGGCCGCCCAGCTCGAAGCCCTCACCGTCGCCGACCAGGACGCTCCCGTCCTCGGTCTCTTCGGCTCGGGCAACCTGCCCGTCCGCTACGCGCCGACCCCCGCCACTGTCGGAGGCGGCGACGCCGCTCCGCAGACCTGCGTCGCCAACCCGACGCGCCCCGCGGACCAGCCCACTCTTCGCTCGATGACCGAGAAGGCGATCGACCTACTCGACACCGGCGACAAGGGCTTCTTCCTCCAGGTCGAGGGCGCCAGCATCGACAAGCAGGACCACGCCGCGAACGCTTGCGGTCAGATCGGTGAGACCGTCGACCTCGACGAGGCCGTTCAGGCCGCTCTCGCCTTCGCGAAGGCCGACGGCAACACGCTCGTCATCGTCACCGCCGACCACGCCCACACCAGCCAGATCGTGGACAGCACGCCCCCCACGTCGCTCAGCACCGCGCTGAAGACCGCTGACGGCAGCACGATGAAGGTCTCGTACGGCACGGGCGCCGAGGGCAGCTCGCAGCAGCACACCGGCTCGCAGCTGCGCATCGCCGGCTACGGACCCGGCGCGGCCAACGTCGCCGGCCTCACCGACCAGACCGACACGTTCTTCACCATCTCGAACGCGCTGGGCCTGGACCGCGACGTCGACTCGCTGAGCTTCAACGCGACCGCCGAGCTCTCGGGCACTACGTTCGCGCCCGGCGAGAAGATCACCCTGACCGCGAAGGATTTCAACGGCGACACTCAGCTGGTCGGCTCCGCTCCGATGTTCACGGAGCGCACCGCGACGCAGGATCTCGTCGACGGAGGCCTCGTCGTCTCCGCGAAGGCGCCCACCACCCCCGGCGACTACACCGTCACGGTGACCGGCGCCCAGACCGGCAAGGCCATCTCACTGCCGTTCACGGTCACCAAGTAGATCCGCGCGCGCCGCTTCTTCACTACTGAAGAGCGATGACGCAGGAAGGGCCGCCCCTCGGGGCGGCCCTTTCTCGTGTACGTGGACAGCAGATGGGAGAAGGTGTTCGGGTCTGCTGTCACCGCGTGTTGCGATCCGGTGCTGCAGGTGTGGCTCGGATACCACTCATCGGTGAGGAGGTCATCGCCCAGGCGATGAAGCCGCAGGTGGTGAAGATGTCCGCGACGTTGAAGATGGAGAACCATTCGACGGCGAGAAAGTCGATGACTTCGCCGGTCAGCGGACCGTTCTGCGCGCGGGAGATGCGATCCCACAGATTTCCGAGCGCGCCGCCGGCCACGACCGCCAGAAAGACGGTGCCCGGCAGTGAGGAGCGTCGGATCAGCCTGAGCGCGATCCACACGCAGAGCGCGCTGATGATCAGCATGAGGCCGATGACGAGCGGCGCTCCGACGTCGGCGCCGATTCCGAAGGCCACTCCGGGGTTGAAGTGCAGCTCGAGACTGAAGCCGGGCGCAAAGGGGATCACGCTGCCGTCGGAGAGCGAGTCGAGCGCCCAGATTTTTGTGGCCCTATCGATGGCGAAGGCCCCGACAAGAGCTGCAGCGACGAGGACGATCCGCCCGACGCCAGGCGCGGCAGTAGTGGTGGGTGTCTGCATGTCAGGCGCATCCTGTGCTGTTCGAGGACCGGCAGGTCATGGGTCGGAGCGTGATCGGTTCGGGGGTCATGGTTCTCGATTCGGTCCGGTGAGGTGCGTGCGAGCGAGCTCGGCGACTGCATGCGCCAGATGAGGGTCTTCTCCGCGGGCGAGTCCTGCGTACTCCACAAGGACGGTGCCGTCGTCCTGCGCTGTCGCTTTCACCCATACGCGGCGGCGAGCGACGAAGAGCGAGGTGAGAAGACCGGCGACGATGAGGATGGAGAAGACGAGGACCCAGGATTCCGTCGGGTCCGCGTTGATGTCGAACGACGCGAAACGCAGGACACTCTCACCGCCAGTGGCCGCGGAATCGGCGGCGTCGAACGAGATACTGCCCAGGCCCCCGGGGAGCTCGGCTGTCTCTCCGGGTTGCAGGCGGAGGGAGGCCGTGCCGGTGGATCCGCCGGTGACCCGGGTCAGGTCATCCGTGTTCAGCGTGTAGACGGACGCGGGGATCCCGCCGTCGAGGCCAAGGTCACCGGTGAAGACGTCGAGGGAGAGCACGGGCAGGACGAGGTCGGGATAGTTAGAGGTGGAAGCGCCGGACGGCAGCTCCGCTTCGCTGGGATAGAAGAACCCGGTCATGCCGACCTGGGTCGCGAGCCCGTCGGGGACTTTGACGACACCGATGGAGGTCATGTTCGAGTCCTGCGGCAGGAACGGGACGGGCTCCGAGAAAACGATCCGTCCGCCGGGATCTCGCATCGTGATGGTCGGGGCGTACCCGTTGCCGAGAAGGTAGATGTTGCTGCGTCCGACGGAGATCGGTTCGTTGACCTTGATCCTCGACGACTCTGCATCGGAGGGACCCAGTCTTGTGCTCACGGAGGCGGTGAAATCGATCGGCTGCCCCAGGGCGCTGCGATTCTCTTCCTCGTAGGTGACGGACAGATCCTCCAGCTTGAGAGTGAAGGGGTCCAGTTGCTCGGGAACGAAGAACCGGCCCGGGTTGAAGGAGTCGTACGAGGCGAGGGTGTTCGAGAGGGACTGGCCCTCCACGATCACCCGCTGGCCGGCGTACCCGAAGCCGCCGCCGAAGCCCACGCACACGAGAAGGCCGACCAAAGAGAGGTGGAAGACGAGGTTTCCCGTCTCGCGCAGGTAGCCGCGCTCCGCCGCGACGCTCGCGACCACGCGACCGTGTCGCTCCGTGTCGTAGCGGGCGGTGCGGTATCCCGCCTTCCTCAGCCTCACCTGCGCTGAGGTGATGGACTCACCGGCCGTCGGCTCCTCCACGACAGCAGTGCGGTAACCCACGAGACGTTCAAGTCGCACGGGAGTCTTGGGTGGGAGCGCGCGCAGAGCAGCCACGTGGTGCTTCGTTCGAGGGATGACGCAGCCGATGAGAGAGACGAAGAGAAGAAGGTAGATGCTGGAGAACCAGATCGACGTGTAGGTGTCGAACGCCTGCACCTTCTCCAGCAGCGGTGCGATGTCGGGGTTGTTGATGAAGTACTGCGCAACACCGTTCGGGTCCGATGAACGCTGCGGCACCAACGACCCCGGGATCGAGGCGATCGCGAGCAGCAGGAGCAGGAACAGCGCGGTCCGCATGCTGGTCAGTTGCCGCCAGACCCAGCGGATCCACCCCACCGGACCGAGCCTGGGCTCACGTATCTCGCCGCGGTCCTCAGCGACCGCGTCGATGTGATCCGCAGGCCGGCTCGGGCCCACAGCCAAGCCCGCCTCAGCATCAGAACGGCTGCGGGACGATGCGCTGTCGGTCATTTGACCGGCTCCTCAAGTGGATCGGGGGTCGGTCAGTCGAAGAGGTTGCTCAACCAGCTCTCGCGACCACGGCGGCGCCCGTCACCCTGGTCCCCGCGTCCGTGATCACGATCGCGGTCGCCCCCATGCCCTCGATCCCGGTCGCTGCCGTGTCCGCGATCACCGCGATCATGATCGTCGCGGCGCGACGGTGTGCCGTACGGCTGGCGGGCGTCGTCAGATGAGGCGACGGACCGTTCGATGATCTTGTCGATTTCACCGCGGTC
This window encodes:
- a CDS encoding cytochrome c biogenesis protein ResB is translated as MTDSASSRSRSDAEAGLAVGPSRPADHIDAVAEDRGEIREPRLGPVGWIRWVWRQLTSMRTALFLLLLLAIASIPGSLVPQRSSDPNGVAQYFINNPDIAPLLEKVQAFDTYTSIWFSSIYLLLFVSLIGCVIPRTKHHVAALRALPPKTPVRLERLVGYRTAVVEEPTAGESITSAQVRLRKAGYRTARYDTERHGRVVASVAAERGYLRETGNLVFHLSLVGLLVCVGFGGGFGYAGQRVIVEGQSLSNTLASYDSFNPGRFFVPEQLDPFTLKLEDLSVTYEEENRSALGQPIDFTASVSTRLGPSDAESSRIKVNEPISVGRSNIYLLGNGYAPTITMRDPGGRIVFSEPVPFLPQDSNMTSIGVVKVPDGLATQVGMTGFFYPSEAELPSGASTSNYPDLVLPVLSLDVFTGDLGLDGGIPASVYTLNTDDLTRVTGGSTGTASLRLQPGETAELPGGLGSISFDAADSAATGGESVLRFASFDINADPTESWVLVFSILIVAGLLTSLFVARRRVWVKATAQDDGTVLVEYAGLARGEDPHLAHAVAELARTHLTGPNREP
- a CDS encoding zf-TFIIB domain-containing protein, with the translated sequence MQCPLDNTTLVISERSGIEIDYCPQCRGVWLDRGEIDKIIERSVASSDDARQPYGTPSRRDDHDRGDRGHGSDRDRGHGGDRDRDHGRGDQGDGRRRGRESWLSNLFD
- a CDS encoding signal peptidase II gives rise to the protein MQTPTTTAAPGVGRIVLVAAALVGAFAIDRATKIWALDSLSDGSVIPFAPGFSLELHFNPGVAFGIGADVGAPLVIGLMLIISALCVWIALRLIRRSSLPGTVFLAVVAGGALGNLWDRISRAQNGPLTGEVIDFLAVEWFSIFNVADIFTTCGFIAWAMTSSPMSGIRATPAAPDRNTR
- the phoA gene encoding alkaline phosphatase, translated to MICGAALAAPSIATAAGSADLSATGGAARISPVDADLSDSLRAEIKEQDAKNVILLIGDGMGDSEITVARNYQYGAAGRFPGIDALPITGQYTTYSLYRADDPATGAVKGAPDYVPDSAATGSAWATGTKTYDNAVSVDIDQNRKDTLLEIAKANGLKTGNVTTSEIQDATPAVQAAHVDARSCYGPDSASCGNDALENGGLGSISEQILGTRADLTLGGGSASFGQTAKAGDWAGQTLFQQADERGYQVLGDATTAGTAAQLEALTVADQDAPVLGLFGSGNLPVRYAPTPATVGGGDAAPQTCVANPTRPADQPTLRSMTEKAIDLLDTGDKGFFLQVEGASIDKQDHAANACGQIGETVDLDEAVQAALAFAKADGNTLVIVTADHAHTSQIVDSTPPTSLSTALKTADGSTMKVSYGTGAEGSSQQHTGSQLRIAGYGPGAANVAGLTDQTDTFFTISNALGLDRDVDSLSFNATAELSGTTFAPGEKITLTAKDFNGDTQLVGSAPMFTERTATQDLVDGGLVVSAKAPTTPGDYTVTVTGAQTGKAISLPFTVTK
- a CDS encoding DUF3488 and transglutaminase-like domain-containing protein; its protein translation is MIAAASGAGRLLDGWGWLVQLAFAVGVTLAVPAGARALRAHPVLPPVLASVTAVAVITAMFVPARALLFLVPTVGSVQDAQLLAEAGFASIAQQGLPAVADTGIVFLLVGGVVVLAWASDLFAFSVRLPALAGVFPAVLLAVPAVIDPAEVSWASLVVTGLLYAAILAVSARPERRYRLTLASAAPSVAVAGVVVLAAAALSGSAAGYMRTSASSDISGTLFNGSINPVVALGADLRQPNPVTVLRYATDSDLPVYLRVLTVSDFEGENWAPSDTEETSPIDAPITPEGLTESVPRTTEQVEVSIETLRSQWLPVPYPVASLEGVGDGWLQDVQDGSIRGDTTTRAGDEYQVQALRLDPDPQQLLNAPAPSGFDRYLSLPGDVPEIVGTTAVEVTADDTNAYDQARSLQSFFRSSEFTYSEDTPAEEGYDGDGVGVLEDFLRVREGYCVHFASAMAVMARELGIPSRLAIGYQPGSVVPSQGTDLTTYRVMSSDLHSWPELYFEGVGWLPFEPTPSRGAPASYTLPGATSATSSSTPGAAAAPAPSATPQASAAPAATAPASSVAGEAGGTAGTPSTPAVAAWVLLALLLLAPWLLRIDQRAARRRAAAAGSTEAAWSEVLASARDLDVPVKEHSTLRVQEGFVADAIKGDEQARDELRRLRRALERVRYAPEADDGCTTWEAASRVVAALRADAGVRHRLFAAFVPRSTLGMLTRIRRPRTDL